A single genomic interval of Planctomycetaceae bacterium harbors:
- a CDS encoding HEAT repeat domain-containing protein, with protein sequence MNRHVLIIVLAIACISISARAQASRPSPGSDREALQLYRLCLDSPYVADRQRAVEALAAMKPGPDVAAALAHALRDDAPIITFKAIRGLARMGEAGVGPLVEALELPEGPRHSDILRAIDETGAADESLLEPMEAVLQTSYQPVQLQRECYVLAMRILGRLGDKAAPAVPTILAASWGINEEDLKDAAGATLARIGPKGSGVAIPLLLDAAEETFCFRPGCVRALCAWQFAPQITPRLTEMASSSQAQVKLQALMTFAQTGSSFDGGAEAFIKGLKDGELFDVMAESNGQPSFAEAAGAFVAVAKHYLSPSVPTERRRLAAHWFSRLADLGPEAAEVLVQALKDPDSRVRREAASTLNWAKPVPATYVLALGTALRDRDSGVSEYAALTLGRLDAAAAPALPALVESLKNENHRDSAIEAIANIGLYDPQAARALAGVAQGAAEPSEPLSRALGRQGSGALDEARSLLKSNNRAARQIGADALRLMGPGAAATAGDLRALLSDAAQPPEIRLAAAAALADMGRPAAVASLDAALACFDLPLPQRYVQGQLLTRDAYALLAGSAGPAAVDELLKRLGSKTLVVRWRAIAALGATGASGKAVPAALGAVLNDENRTVVAAATAALLELRSPEALEVLRARLSKPGVEGGDALKALESLTRTGEQAQLPLQELVLMLDGAKPAANAARRRLKQRGPCTAKDLNGLCVILQHGKGNALRYAIDAVKALGPAAAKPQTFTALASVLHRDNPQDYREGTYDEIRSAAARILVAYGAAGVAAIESTYDQLKDHPRMMLVESLGGVGRQGEPLVPLLRRALSADRGDSNTRTRAVISLGKLGPAGRTAMVQLQAIFLSGDSDWRSEVLARSMLQIGPIDKDLVAMILNRSGPDYHGDDLSAVVASMGSAALNATLAVAADAKNDNTYLQAIKTLGRIRPFSPRALDAILAARESAIYYMPDTIVDALATSGTREPKAAVAIAATAGSDEHIDEKVAQAMAAMGAAAKPGIDQLAAAYRSGKLHPTHFFVILGKSGPAAVPELLKHLDKPDCTEAVLWALKYSGPQAAEAIPALQKMLTEPKRSDDVRQLAKEALKSIGGAPDELVAELVQQFQSDFPMGRDSEERIERVVTMGEAVIPALEKLLKDPNGRKRQVAANILGAMGEAAAKAVPALQAATRDRWPDVAAAARAALRQVQPPRRRAELVANLGPMPPRMVYLLEQCLRQGSGEAQFYAAHALAGMGPSAAVAAESLLALARDSKDPGTREGAIGALGNIRPASEDIRKALQRALADRNEAVRRAAADAIRKNNAAP encoded by the coding sequence ATGAATCGACACGTTCTGATCATCGTGCTGGCAATAGCATGCATCAGCATCTCGGCGCGGGCGCAGGCGAGCCGCCCGTCGCCCGGCTCTGACCGGGAGGCGCTGCAGTTGTATCGCTTGTGCCTGGATTCGCCTTATGTGGCGGATCGCCAGCGCGCAGTAGAGGCTCTGGCGGCCATGAAGCCCGGCCCTGACGTGGCGGCGGCGCTGGCGCACGCCTTACGGGACGACGCGCCGATCATCACCTTTAAGGCCATTCGCGGCCTGGCGCGAATGGGCGAGGCGGGGGTCGGTCCGCTCGTTGAAGCACTGGAGCTGCCCGAGGGGCCTCGCCATAGCGACATCCTGCGGGCGATAGATGAAACCGGCGCCGCCGATGAGTCGCTGCTGGAGCCGATGGAAGCGGTGCTGCAGACTTCATATCAGCCGGTGCAACTGCAGCGCGAGTGCTATGTTCTGGCGATGAGGATCCTGGGGCGTCTGGGCGACAAGGCCGCGCCGGCGGTGCCCACCATCCTGGCTGCGTCATGGGGCATCAATGAAGAGGACCTCAAGGACGCCGCCGGCGCGACGCTGGCGCGGATTGGCCCCAAGGGGTCTGGGGTGGCCATCCCGCTGCTGCTCGATGCGGCGGAGGAAACATTCTGTTTCCGTCCCGGTTGCGTGCGGGCCTTGTGCGCGTGGCAGTTCGCCCCGCAGATCACGCCGCGGTTGACGGAGATGGCCAGCAGCAGCCAGGCTCAGGTCAAGTTGCAGGCTCTGATGACGTTCGCCCAGACCGGTTCAAGCTTCGACGGGGGCGCCGAGGCGTTCATCAAAGGGTTGAAAGACGGGGAGCTGTTCGATGTTATGGCCGAATCAAACGGGCAGCCTTCCTTTGCCGAAGCGGCGGGGGCGTTTGTGGCCGTGGCGAAGCATTATCTTTCTCCCTCTGTGCCGACCGAGCGTCGGCGTCTGGCCGCTCATTGGTTTTCACGCCTGGCGGACTTGGGGCCTGAGGCGGCGGAGGTTCTGGTTCAGGCCTTGAAGGATCCCGACAGCAGGGTTCGCCGCGAGGCCGCCTCGACGCTGAACTGGGCCAAGCCTGTGCCGGCCACATATGTTCTGGCCTTGGGAACGGCGCTGCGGGACCGCGATTCCGGCGTATCTGAATACGCGGCGCTGACCCTGGGCCGCCTGGACGCGGCGGCCGCTCCAGCCCTGCCGGCGCTGGTCGAGAGCCTCAAGAACGAGAACCATCGCGATTCGGCCATTGAAGCGATCGCGAATATCGGCCTCTATGATCCGCAGGCGGCGCGGGCGCTGGCTGGCGTGGCGCAAGGGGCCGCCGAACCCTCTGAGCCATTGAGCCGGGCGCTGGGGCGGCAGGGCAGTGGCGCCCTCGACGAGGCGCGGTCGCTTCTTAAAAGCAACAACCGTGCCGCCCGGCAGATCGGCGCCGACGCGCTGAGGCTGATGGGACCCGGCGCCGCCGCTACCGCCGGCGACCTGCGGGCGCTGCTTTCCGATGCCGCTCAGCCGCCGGAGATCCGTCTTGCCGCCGCCGCCGCGCTGGCGGATATGGGGCGCCCCGCAGCCGTGGCGTCGCTCGATGCGGCCTTGGCGTGCTTCGATCTGCCGTTGCCCCAGAGATACGTTCAAGGGCAGCTCCTCACCCGCGACGCGTACGCCCTGCTGGCCGGTTCCGCCGGACCGGCGGCCGTCGACGAACTGCTCAAACGTCTTGGCAGCAAGACGCTGGTGGTCCGCTGGCGAGCGATCGCGGCGTTGGGCGCCACCGGCGCCTCGGGCAAGGCGGTTCCCGCGGCTCTGGGAGCGGTCCTGAACGATGAGAACAGGACGGTCGTCGCCGCCGCGACCGCGGCGTTGCTGGAGCTTCGTTCGCCGGAGGCTCTTGAGGTGCTGCGCGCTCGCCTGAGCAAACCGGGGGTCGAAGGAGGCGACGCTCTCAAGGCGCTGGAATCTTTGACGCGAACCGGCGAGCAGGCCCAGCTTCCATTGCAGGAACTGGTCCTGATGCTGGACGGGGCCAAGCCCGCCGCCAACGCCGCGCGCCGGCGCCTCAAGCAGCGCGGGCCCTGCACCGCCAAAGATCTGAACGGCTTGTGCGTGATCCTTCAGCACGGCAAAGGCAATGCGCTGCGCTACGCCATCGATGCGGTCAAGGCGTTGGGTCCGGCCGCGGCCAAGCCGCAGACTTTTACCGCCCTGGCGTCGGTGCTGCATCGCGACAATCCGCAAGACTACCGGGAGGGTACCTACGACGAAATACGCTCGGCCGCGGCAAGGATCCTGGTCGCCTACGGCGCCGCGGGCGTGGCAGCCATCGAAAGCACATACGACCAGCTCAAAGACCACCCGCGGATGATGCTGGTCGAGTCGCTGGGGGGCGTGGGGCGCCAGGGCGAACCGCTGGTACCGCTGCTGCGCCGAGCCTTGTCCGCTGACCGAGGCGACTCCAACACGAGGACCCGGGCGGTGATCTCTCTGGGCAAGCTGGGACCGGCGGGGCGGACAGCGATGGTCCAGCTTCAGGCGATCTTTCTCTCAGGAGACTCTGACTGGAGGTCTGAAGTTCTGGCCCGGTCTATGCTGCAAATCGGCCCCATCGACAAGGACCTCGTCGCGATGATCCTGAACCGCAGCGGCCCTGATTACCACGGCGATGACCTTTCCGCTGTCGTGGCGAGCATGGGCTCCGCCGCCCTCAATGCGACGCTGGCCGTAGCCGCCGATGCCAAAAATGATAACACGTATCTTCAGGCCATCAAAACGCTCGGGCGCATTCGACCCTTCTCGCCGCGGGCGCTGGATGCGATCCTAGCCGCGAGAGAAAGCGCCATCTACTACATGCCCGATACCATTGTCGACGCCCTGGCCACCTCCGGCACGCGGGAACCCAAGGCGGCCGTAGCGATCGCCGCCACCGCCGGCAGCGACGAACACATCGACGAAAAAGTGGCCCAAGCGATGGCGGCGATGGGTGCAGCCGCCAAGCCGGGCATCGATCAACTCGCGGCCGCTTACCGTAGCGGCAAGCTCCACCCGACGCACTTCTTTGTGATCCTTGGCAAGAGCGGACCAGCGGCCGTGCCCGAACTGCTGAAGCATCTGGATAAGCCCGACTGCACCGAAGCCGTCCTGTGGGCGCTGAAGTACAGCGGTCCCCAAGCGGCCGAAGCTATCCCGGCACTTCAGAAGATGCTCACCGAGCCCAAGCGTTCCGATGATGTGCGCCAGTTGGCCAAGGAGGCGCTCAAGAGCATCGGCGGGGCGCCCGATGAACTCGTCGCCGAATTGGTCCAGCAGTTCCAGTCCGACTTTCCCATGGGCCGCGACAGCGAAGAACGCATCGAGCGGGTGGTGACGATGGGCGAGGCGGTCATCCCGGCGCTGGAAAAGCTGCTGAAGGATCCCAACGGCCGCAAGCGTCAAGTCGCCGCCAATATCCTCGGCGCCATGGGCGAAGCGGCCGCCAAAGCCGTGCCGGCCCTTCAGGCCGCCACGCGGGACCGCTGGCCGGACGTGGCCGCCGCCGCCCGCGCGGCGCTGCGCCAGGTCCAGCCGCCCCGGCGCCGAGCGGAACTCGTGGCTAATCTTGGTCCCATGCCCCCGCGCATGGTGTACCTGTTGGAACAGTGCCTGCGCCAAGGGTCGGGCGAGGCGCAATTCTACGCCGCCCACGCCCTGGCGGGGATGGGCCCATCGGCAGCCGTGGCGGCTGAATCGCTTCTGGCACTGGCCCGTGACTCCAAAGACCCCGGCACGCGCGAAGGGGCCATTGGTGCGCTGGGCAATATTCGCCCGGCGTCGGAGGATATCCGAAAAGCCTTGCAGCGGGCTTTGGCCGACCGAAACGAAGCGGTTCGCCGCGCTGCCGCCGACGCGATCCGCAAGAACAACGCGGCGCCGTAA
- a CDS encoding DUF6785 family protein → MTARAIIMGLIGALFIGTIGYFNDQVPRVNYFVGNHFPIIVFFPLVLVALLNPLLRRFKVTAAEMAVAAALMLVACNIPGSGMLRFWSRNVAMPVHAYRSQPDWQKGHVLDRVHPAMLTNGGVYDDAVNQKLLTGGSSVPWAAWEKPISVWGPIIALVAIASICMALVVHRTWSRHDRLPYPIAQLAESMIEAGRGGSGSIFSSKLFWLGACIVLGIHLVNGANLWADNRLINIPLSLNINDIFTLFSEKGVVWGYWAVGWPYGQLVIWPTALAFACFVASDVSFALGISPLALTAVTTVLFGMGLPTSASTMDGGIFPWAHAGSFFAIALVLVYLGRRNYWHIARQAITFMPSRESRPYEAWAFRGLVVAVAALVLLLSHLGLSWPFAILVIVMILTAFLVMARINAESGLILMETWWQPISVLMGLFGIKALGLGNYAIIAMLGLQFTINARECLMPLAVNAVRICDMHRVSPGRVGLGGSAAFVLVLAAAIPFSLFVDYKYGLQKGESFPVRSAPQRNFSNVALNYNRMSSEDRLASDSFSPLQRISEMTPNRNCLAAMAAGMVVVLVISALRMRFTWWPLHPILFLFWGTWAMGAFAFSFLVGWTLKLAASRFGVRHATLKTFMIGVIAGDLTGGALWMIVGAIYWAITGEAPKRYLVFPGG, encoded by the coding sequence ATGACCGCCCGCGCCATCATCATGGGTTTGATCGGAGCCCTTTTTATCGGGACCATTGGGTACTTCAACGACCAGGTCCCGCGGGTGAACTATTTCGTCGGCAACCACTTCCCCATCATCGTCTTCTTCCCCCTGGTGCTGGTGGCGCTGCTCAATCCGCTGCTGCGGCGGTTCAAAGTCACAGCCGCCGAAATGGCCGTGGCGGCGGCGCTGATGCTGGTGGCGTGCAACATCCCCGGCTCAGGCATGCTGCGGTTCTGGTCTCGCAACGTCGCCATGCCCGTCCACGCCTACCGCTCGCAGCCGGACTGGCAGAAGGGCCATGTGCTCGACCGCGTGCATCCGGCGATGCTCACCAACGGCGGCGTCTATGACGACGCGGTCAACCAGAAGCTGCTGACCGGCGGGAGCTCGGTGCCTTGGGCGGCATGGGAAAAACCCATCAGCGTCTGGGGGCCGATCATCGCCCTGGTCGCCATCGCGTCGATCTGCATGGCCCTGGTGGTGCATCGAACGTGGTCCCGGCACGATCGCCTGCCCTATCCGATCGCGCAACTGGCCGAGTCGATGATCGAGGCCGGCCGCGGCGGCAGCGGGTCCATCTTCTCCAGCAAGCTCTTCTGGCTCGGCGCCTGCATCGTGCTGGGCATCCACCTGGTTAACGGCGCCAATCTCTGGGCCGACAACCGGCTGATCAACATCCCCTTGAGCCTCAACATCAACGACATCTTCACGCTCTTCAGCGAAAAAGGCGTGGTCTGGGGATACTGGGCGGTCGGGTGGCCGTACGGGCAACTGGTCATCTGGCCCACCGCGCTGGCCTTTGCGTGCTTTGTGGCCAGCGACGTCAGTTTCGCCCTGGGCATCTCGCCGCTGGCGCTGACGGCCGTGACGACAGTGCTGTTCGGGATGGGCCTGCCCACCAGCGCCAGCACGATGGATGGCGGGATCTTTCCCTGGGCTCACGCGGGCAGTTTTTTCGCCATTGCCCTGGTGCTGGTGTACCTGGGGCGCCGCAACTACTGGCACATCGCCCGCCAGGCGATCACATTCATGCCCAGCCGCGAGTCGCGCCCATACGAGGCGTGGGCCTTTCGCGGCCTGGTCGTGGCGGTCGCGGCGCTGGTGCTGCTGCTGTCACACCTGGGGCTGAGTTGGCCATTCGCCATTCTCGTCATCGTCATGATCCTGACAGCTTTCCTGGTGATGGCCAGGATCAACGCCGAGTCCGGTCTGATCCTGATGGAAACGTGGTGGCAGCCGATCTCGGTGCTGATGGGGCTCTTCGGCATTAAGGCGCTGGGCCTGGGCAACTACGCCATCATCGCCATGCTGGGCCTGCAGTTCACCATCAACGCCCGCGAGTGCCTGATGCCCCTGGCTGTCAACGCCGTTCGCATCTGCGACATGCACCGCGTCTCGCCCGGGCGCGTGGGCCTGGGCGGGTCGGCGGCCTTCGTGCTCGTGCTGGCGGCGGCGATCCCCTTCAGCCTGTTCGTGGACTACAAGTACGGTCTGCAAAAGGGCGAGTCGTTCCCCGTCCGCAGCGCCCCTCAGCGCAACTTCAGCAACGTCGCCCTCAATTACAATCGCATGTCTTCCGAAGATCGCCTCGCCAGCGATTCGTTCTCTCCCCTGCAGCGAATCTCCGAGATGACGCCCAACAGGAACTGCCTGGCGGCGATGGCGGCGGGAATGGTCGTCGTGCTCGTCATCTCCGCCCTTCGCATGCGGTTCACGTGGTGGCCGCTGCACCCGATTCTGTTCCTCTTCTGGGGCACCTGGGCGATGGGGGCCTTCGCCTTCTCGTTCCTGGTCGGATGGACCCTGAAATTGGCTGCCTCGCGCTTCGGTGTCCGCCACGCGACTCTCAAAACATTCATGATCGGCGTGATCGCCGGCGACCTGACCGGCGGGGCCCTCTGGATGATCGTCGGGGCGATCTACTGGGCCATCACCGGCGAAGCCCCGAAACGCTATCTCGTCTTCCCCGGCGGATGA
- a CDS encoding sialate O-acetylesterase: protein MNYRSIARTAAGLFILLAAAPVWAGVNFAGVFGDNMVLQCDLPVNVWGGGAAAGEKVTVTFAEQSKTAEADKDGNWKVTLDKLAASDKGAELKAISGDGAAVVKDVLVGEVWVGSGQSNMYLEMKSIWSKDRWTKFIGETDFPNIRLNNIRPNKGRGWQPCNRGSVATFSGCGFYFARNLHQELKVPVGIVVASVGGAFIEEWMPDGKHYGMIQPLTGMTIRGVIWYQGEANAIERKDGMKYLDKHQKLIEAWRKAWGRPDLPFHFVQIVPCSVKLYRAEELAKLWQAQRVTLAKVPNTGMAICTDLCSDGMANIHPRNKWDVGRRLALSALHQAYGKKDLVYSGPLYKSMEIKGSEAVVSFDLCNSASLAIRPKSGEELSWFEIAGADGKFVKAVAKISPDGKSVIVSAPEVKEPANVRFGWDNAAVPNLTNKEGLPASPFSTEKEYNP from the coding sequence ATGAACTATCGCTCAATCGCGCGTACTGCCGCTGGTCTGTTTATCCTTCTTGCCGCCGCACCGGTTTGGGCCGGCGTGAACTTCGCCGGCGTCTTCGGCGACAACATGGTGCTTCAGTGCGACCTGCCGGTGAACGTCTGGGGCGGCGGGGCCGCCGCCGGCGAAAAGGTCACCGTCACCTTCGCCGAGCAGTCTAAGACCGCTGAGGCGGACAAGGACGGCAACTGGAAGGTCACGCTCGACAAGCTCGCCGCCAGCGACAAGGGCGCCGAGCTCAAAGCGATCAGCGGAGACGGCGCCGCCGTCGTCAAGGACGTGCTGGTGGGCGAGGTGTGGGTCGGCTCGGGGCAGTCGAACATGTACCTCGAGATGAAGAGCATCTGGAGCAAAGACCGCTGGACCAAGTTCATCGGCGAGACGGACTTCCCGAACATTCGCCTGAACAACATCCGCCCGAACAAGGGGCGCGGGTGGCAGCCGTGCAATCGCGGCAGCGTGGCAACGTTCTCCGGATGCGGGTTCTACTTCGCCCGCAATCTGCACCAGGAACTCAAGGTGCCCGTCGGCATCGTCGTCGCTTCGGTGGGCGGAGCCTTCATCGAAGAGTGGATGCCCGACGGAAAGCACTACGGCATGATCCAGCCGCTGACCGGCATGACCATCCGCGGCGTGATCTGGTACCAGGGCGAGGCCAACGCCATCGAACGCAAAGACGGCATGAAGTACCTCGACAAGCACCAGAAACTCATCGAGGCGTGGCGCAAGGCTTGGGGCCGCCCGGATCTGCCTTTCCACTTCGTGCAGATCGTCCCCTGCTCGGTGAAGCTGTACCGCGCGGAGGAACTAGCCAAGCTCTGGCAAGCCCAGCGCGTGACGCTGGCCAAGGTCCCCAACACCGGGATGGCTATCTGCACCGACCTGTGCTCCGACGGCATGGCCAACATCCACCCGCGAAACAAGTGGGACGTCGGCAGGCGTCTGGCCTTGTCCGCCCTGCACCAGGCGTATGGTAAAAAGGACCTCGTCTACAGCGGCCCGCTGTACAAGAGCATGGAGATCAAGGGCAGCGAGGCCGTCGTGAGCTTCGACCTGTGCAACTCGGCCAGCCTGGCGATCCGCCCCAAGAGCGGCGAAGAGCTGAGTTGGTTCGAGATCGCCGGCGCTGACGGCAAGTTCGTCAAGGCCGTCGCGAAGATCAGCCCCGACGGCAAGAGCGTGATCGTCTCAGCCCCCGAGGTCAAGGAACCGGCCAATGTCCGCTTCGGCTGGGATAACGCTGCCGTGCCGAATCTGACCAACAAAGAAGGGCTGCCCGCATCGCCATTCTCGACCGAGAAAGAATACAACCCGTAG